From Clavelina lepadiformis chromosome 9, kaClaLepa1.1, whole genome shotgun sequence, the proteins below share one genomic window:
- the LOC143470929 gene encoding FAD synthase-like isoform X2 produces MMKTAGIIIIGDEILKGQTQDTNSFYLATTLHRLGVSVKKISVIGDDLNTIASEVKQLSSSFDFVLTSGGIGPTHDDVTFEGVARAFDETIAPHPTLVSLCQKYFGRLTENSPEMKLACLPQSAVLHFGTDTLNGEKFKFPLVSTRNVFIFPGIPVLLRRLIDNLHHLFASDASFHAAVLRVNALETEIAETLSSCTNRFKDSDVTIGSYPDWFNNYYKVKVIVESPNEESTQHAVSYLQSNLTEGKLVADYIENPVSLRGRDVFGGIIKEKFPLLHQKVLHSVQILEEAFQRYPKNAICIGFNGGKDCTALLHIYYAVMCRLYPDSQDKLGALYIKDLHPFEELEAFMEDSVDRYNLDINTLNGAMKAALRHLHQERPEIKAVVMGTRCGDPYSSGLTSFTACDKDWPPFMRVNPLLNWTYHDIWTFLRALNLPYCVLYDRGYTSLGSRDKTSRNSKLAYKGNGGNVRYAPAYTLQNEDMERNGRL; encoded by the exons atgatGAAAACGGCAGGAATCATTATTATTG gtgatgaaattttaaaggGACAAACGCAGGACACAAATTCATTCTACTTGGCCACCACTCTACACAGGCTGGGAGTTTCAGTGAAGAAGATTTCAGTGATCGGGGATGACTTGAACACCATTGCATCAGAA GTTAAACAACTCTCCTCATCATTTGACTTTGTGCTCACATCGGGGGGCATTGGACCCACTCATGATGATGTCACGTTCGAAGGAGTAGCTCGGGCTTTTGACGAGACTATCGCTCCCCACCCCACCCTTGTCAGCCTCTGTCAAAA ATATTTTGGCCGCTTGACTGAAAATTCCCCTGAAATGAAACTGGCGTGCTTACCGCAATCAGCTGTTCTCCATTTTGGCACCGACACATTGAATGGAGAGAAATTTAAATTCCCCCTCGTGTCGACCCGAAATGTCTTTATCTTTCCCG GTATTCCAGTGCTCTTACGAAGGTTGATCGATAATCTGCATCATCTATTCGCATCTGATG CGTCCTTCCACGCAGCTGTCCTCCGAGTCAATGCATTGGAAACAGAAATAGCAGAAACTTTGTCGTCGTGCACAAACAG GTTCAAGGACTCTGACGTGACTATTGGTTCGTACCCTGACTGGTTCAATAATTATTACAAAGTCAAAGTGATAGTCGAGTCACCTAATGAAGAATCAACTCAACACGCAGTCAGTTACTTGCAGTCCAATTTAACTGAAGGGAAATTAGTGGCAG ACTACATCGAAAATCCTGTATCGCTACGAGGTCGAGACGTTTTCGGGGGAATTATCAAGGAAAAATTTCCTCTCCTACACCAGAAAGTTTTACACTCG GTGCAGATATTGGAAGAAGCTTTCCAGAGATACCCGAAGAATGCGATTTGCATCGGCTTCAACGGCGGAAAGGATTGTACAGCGCTGCTACATATTTACTATGCTGTCATGTGCCG CTTGTATCCGGATAGCCAGGACAAACTGGGCGCTCTCTACATCAAGGACCTTCATCCATTTGAAGAACTCGAAGCTTTCATGGAAGACAGCGTGGACCG GTACAATTTGGACATTAACACCTTGAACGGCGCAATGAAGGCAGCGCTACGTCACTTGCATCAGGAGCGCCCAGAAATAAAGGCTGTTGTCATGGGAACGAGATGTGGTGACCCATACTCGTCTGGACTTACGTCATTTACCGCCTGTGACAAAGACTGGCCTCCCTTTATGAGGGTGAACCCACTTCTG AATTGGACATACCATGACATCTGGACTTTTCTGCGTGCATTGAACCTGCCTTACTGCGTCCTATATGACCGCGG TTACACGAGCCTGGGCAGCCGAGACAAAACATCTCGAAACAGCAAACTTGCGTACAAGGGAAATGGAGGCAATGTGAGATATGCCCCCGCTTATACCTTACAGAATGAAGATATGGAGAGGAATGGAcgattatga
- the LOC143470929 gene encoding FAD synthase-like isoform X1 — MFAWKNFVVSSSGHRKQVTRIFSTSANKENMMKTAGIIIIGDEILKGQTQDTNSFYLATTLHRLGVSVKKISVIGDDLNTIASEVKQLSSSFDFVLTSGGIGPTHDDVTFEGVARAFDETIAPHPTLVSLCQKYFGRLTENSPEMKLACLPQSAVLHFGTDTLNGEKFKFPLVSTRNVFIFPGIPVLLRRLIDNLHHLFASDASFHAAVLRVNALETEIAETLSSCTNRFKDSDVTIGSYPDWFNNYYKVKVIVESPNEESTQHAVSYLQSNLTEGKLVADYIENPVSLRGRDVFGGIIKEKFPLLHQKVLHSVQILEEAFQRYPKNAICIGFNGGKDCTALLHIYYAVMCRLYPDSQDKLGALYIKDLHPFEELEAFMEDSVDRYNLDINTLNGAMKAALRHLHQERPEIKAVVMGTRCGDPYSSGLTSFTACDKDWPPFMRVNPLLNWTYHDIWTFLRALNLPYCVLYDRGYTSLGSRDKTSRNSKLAYKGNGGNVRYAPAYTLQNEDMERNGRL, encoded by the exons ATGTTTGCctggaaaaattttgttgtttcttcAAGTGGACATCGCAAGCAAGTTACCAGGATATTTTCAACATCTGccaacaaagaaaacatgatGAAAACGGCAGGAATCATTATTATTG gtgatgaaattttaaaggGACAAACGCAGGACACAAATTCATTCTACTTGGCCACCACTCTACACAGGCTGGGAGTTTCAGTGAAGAAGATTTCAGTGATCGGGGATGACTTGAACACCATTGCATCAGAA GTTAAACAACTCTCCTCATCATTTGACTTTGTGCTCACATCGGGGGGCATTGGACCCACTCATGATGATGTCACGTTCGAAGGAGTAGCTCGGGCTTTTGACGAGACTATCGCTCCCCACCCCACCCTTGTCAGCCTCTGTCAAAA ATATTTTGGCCGCTTGACTGAAAATTCCCCTGAAATGAAACTGGCGTGCTTACCGCAATCAGCTGTTCTCCATTTTGGCACCGACACATTGAATGGAGAGAAATTTAAATTCCCCCTCGTGTCGACCCGAAATGTCTTTATCTTTCCCG GTATTCCAGTGCTCTTACGAAGGTTGATCGATAATCTGCATCATCTATTCGCATCTGATG CGTCCTTCCACGCAGCTGTCCTCCGAGTCAATGCATTGGAAACAGAAATAGCAGAAACTTTGTCGTCGTGCACAAACAG GTTCAAGGACTCTGACGTGACTATTGGTTCGTACCCTGACTGGTTCAATAATTATTACAAAGTCAAAGTGATAGTCGAGTCACCTAATGAAGAATCAACTCAACACGCAGTCAGTTACTTGCAGTCCAATTTAACTGAAGGGAAATTAGTGGCAG ACTACATCGAAAATCCTGTATCGCTACGAGGTCGAGACGTTTTCGGGGGAATTATCAAGGAAAAATTTCCTCTCCTACACCAGAAAGTTTTACACTCG GTGCAGATATTGGAAGAAGCTTTCCAGAGATACCCGAAGAATGCGATTTGCATCGGCTTCAACGGCGGAAAGGATTGTACAGCGCTGCTACATATTTACTATGCTGTCATGTGCCG CTTGTATCCGGATAGCCAGGACAAACTGGGCGCTCTCTACATCAAGGACCTTCATCCATTTGAAGAACTCGAAGCTTTCATGGAAGACAGCGTGGACCG GTACAATTTGGACATTAACACCTTGAACGGCGCAATGAAGGCAGCGCTACGTCACTTGCATCAGGAGCGCCCAGAAATAAAGGCTGTTGTCATGGGAACGAGATGTGGTGACCCATACTCGTCTGGACTTACGTCATTTACCGCCTGTGACAAAGACTGGCCTCCCTTTATGAGGGTGAACCCACTTCTG AATTGGACATACCATGACATCTGGACTTTTCTGCGTGCATTGAACCTGCCTTACTGCGTCCTATATGACCGCGG TTACACGAGCCTGGGCAGCCGAGACAAAACATCTCGAAACAGCAAACTTGCGTACAAGGGAAATGGAGGCAATGTGAGATATGCCCCCGCTTATACCTTACAGAATGAAGATATGGAGAGGAATGGAcgattatga